The Clostridiaceae bacterium HFYG-1003 genome includes a window with the following:
- a CDS encoding GrpB family protein has translation MLIRVVPYDPFWEAAYDNEAQKISSILKDILVEIYHIGSTAVKGLHAKPIIDIMPVVTNISLVDKHNKEFVAIGYECMGEFGIKGRRYFRKGGDNRTHQIHIFEQNNHNDITRHIAVRDFLRTHPDIALEYGELKMELAYRFPEDIEGYCAGKDAFVKQLEKDALLWYQAVL, from the coding sequence ATGTTAATACGGGTAGTTCCATACGACCCTTTTTGGGAAGCAGCATATGATAATGAAGCACAGAAAATAAGTAGTATTTTGAAGGACATATTGGTGGAGATTTACCATATTGGCAGTACAGCAGTTAAAGGTTTACATGCTAAACCAATCATAGATATAATGCCCGTAGTGACAAATATTAGTTTGGTTGATAAGCATAACAAAGAATTTGTAGCCATTGGATATGAGTGTATGGGTGAGTTTGGTATTAAAGGGCGGAGATATTTCCGTAAAGGTGGCGATAACAGGACACACCAAATTCATATTTTTGAGCAAAACAATCACAATGATATTACTAGGCACATAGCAGTAAGGGATTTTCTGCGTACACATCCTGACATCGCTTTAGAGTATGGCGAATTAAAGATGGAGTTGGCTTATCGATTCCCGGAGGATATTGAAGGCTACTGCGCCGGTAAGGATGCATTTGTAAAACAACTAGAAAAGGACGCTTTGCTATGGTATCAAGCTGTCTTATAG
- a CDS encoding recombinase family protein — MVIPARKRVGSTAAKEKIKKLRVAAYCRVSTETEEQNSSYEVQVAHYTEFIKKNNEWEFAGIFADDGISGTNTKKRDEFNRMIAECMDGNIDMVITKSISRFARNTLDCLQYIRQLKDKNISVYFEKENINTMDAKGEVLLTIMASLAQQESQSLSQNVKLGLQYRYQQGKVQVNHKRFMGYTKDEDGNLIIVPEEAEVIKRIYREYLEGQSLVGIGRGLEKDGILTAAGKPKWRPESVKKILQNEKYIGDALLQKTVTVDFLTKKRVKNEGHVPQYYVENSHEAIIPKELFLQVQEEIHRRSNIYTGEGKNKRIYSSKYALSAITFCGDCGDIYRRTYWNIHGRKEFVWRCVTRIEQGPEVCKNRTVKEDELYGAVMTAINRLLAGGNNMIKTLEENIHAVIGETTEYQISEINNLLEEKQKEIIKLANMGQGYEHLAEEIDELRDKRQTLLVEDASLSGENERINELIEFIRKNIFRTLEYDDKLVRKIIQSVTVYEDHFVIAFKSGFEMEV, encoded by the coding sequence ATGGTTATTCCTGCTCGTAAAAGAGTAGGAAGTACAGCCGCAAAAGAAAAGATAAAGAAACTTCGTGTTGCTGCCTATTGCCGTGTTTCTACAGAAACAGAAGAACAAAATTCTAGTTATGAGGTTCAGGTCGCACACTATACAGAGTTTATAAAGAAAAATAATGAATGGGAGTTTGCCGGCATCTTTGCAGATGATGGTATATCAGGTACAAACACTAAAAAGCGTGACGAATTTAATCGTATGATTGCAGAGTGTATGGACGGTAATATCGACATGGTTATTACAAAATCCATCAGCCGATTTGCACGTAACACCCTAGACTGCCTTCAGTACATTAGACAGCTCAAAGATAAGAACATATCCGTCTATTTTGAGAAAGAAAACATCAACACAATGGATGCCAAGGGTGAGGTTTTGCTGACTATTATGGCATCTTTGGCACAACAGGAAAGCCAGAGCCTTTCACAAAACGTTAAGCTTGGACTTCAATACCGATACCAACAAGGAAAGGTGCAGGTCAACCATAAGCGATTTATGGGCTACACCAAAGATGAAGATGGAAATTTAATCATTGTTCCCGAAGAAGCTGAGGTTATCAAACGTATCTACCGAGAATACCTTGAAGGTCAGAGTCTAGTAGGCATTGGTCGAGGTCTTGAAAAGGATGGTATTTTAACAGCAGCAGGAAAACCAAAATGGCGACCGGAATCAGTTAAGAAGATCCTTCAAAACGAAAAATACATCGGAGATGCCCTTCTTCAAAAGACCGTCACAGTAGATTTTCTGACCAAGAAAAGAGTTAAGAACGAAGGTCATGTTCCACAGTATTATGTTGAAAATAGCCATGAAGCGATCATCCCCAAAGAATTATTCCTACAAGTTCAGGAGGAAATTCATCGAAGAAGCAATATCTACACAGGAGAAGGTAAGAACAAACGAATTTATAGTAGTAAGTACGCTTTAAGTGCCATCACCTTCTGTGGAGATTGTGGCGATATTTATAGGAGGACCTATTGGAATATTCATGGCAGAAAAGAATTTGTCTGGCGATGCGTGACTAGAATCGAGCAGGGTCCTGAAGTCTGTAAGAACCGAACCGTAAAAGAAGATGAACTCTATGGTGCTGTAATGACTGCGATTAATAGGCTGCTTGCAGGTGGCAATAACATGATAAAAACACTGGAAGAAAATATTCATGCGGTGATTGGAGAAACGACAGAATACCAAATTTCAGAGATTAACAACTTACTGGAGGAAAAGCAAAAAGAAATCATCAAGCTGGCTAACATGGGTCAAGGCTATGAACACCTAGCAGAAGAGATTGATGAGCTGAGAGACAAGCGACAGACCCTTTTAGTAGAAGACGCCTCTCTTAGTGGCGAGAATGAGCGAATCAATGAGTTGATTGAATTTATCCGCAAGAACATATTCCGAACCTTAGAATATGATGATAAGCTAGTGAGGAAGATAATCCAGAGCGTTACAGTCTATGAAGACCACTTCGTCATAGCCTTCAAATCAGGTTTCGAAATGGAAGTATGA
- a CDS encoding SLC13 family permease encodes MFIALTLFFATYVLMIALPKYRAYVAFASAVIFVVSGLLPARLALQAIDWNVILMIAGTMGIVDLFIESKMPARLADLIIKKVPDIKWSIIALSLFSGIVSAFVDNVATVLIVAPVAVTIAKKLNISPVPSVIAIAIASNLEGAATLVGDTTSILLGSYVDMDFLDFFWMQGRPGMFWIVQLGLGAATLVLLFKFRTYRQKVDIERITPVEDFFPTYLLISTIVLLIVASFFPDKPHITNGLICMGLTFVGVIYEMIHQKRTDVFFRTFLSLDYFTLLLLASLFVVIAGISEAGVIDAIAESFVSIGGNSVFLMYSMLLWFSVLLSAFIDNIPYVATMLPVVSSIAVFMGVNPNLYYFGLLAGATLGGNLTPIGASANIMAIGILRKNGYEVKSSDFMKISVPYTLAAVTVAYVIIWLLWGIRA; translated from the coding sequence ATGTTTATTGCCCTGACTTTATTTTTTGCGACATATGTCCTGATGATAGCCCTACCCAAATACCGTGCGTATGTCGCATTCGCTTCGGCGGTCATTTTCGTCGTTTCAGGCCTGCTGCCGGCACGATTGGCGCTGCAGGCCATCGACTGGAATGTCATCCTCATGATTGCGGGTACGATGGGAATTGTAGATTTGTTCATCGAATCAAAAATGCCTGCTCGGTTGGCGGATCTCATCATCAAGAAAGTCCCTGATATCAAATGGTCCATCATTGCATTGTCCCTTTTTTCAGGAATTGTTTCCGCATTCGTTGACAATGTTGCAACGGTCCTGATTGTTGCACCAGTGGCAGTGACTATCGCGAAGAAACTCAACATCAGCCCCGTTCCGAGTGTGATTGCCATCGCCATCGCTTCCAATCTGGAGGGTGCTGCGACCCTGGTGGGTGATACGACATCGATCCTGCTGGGCAGTTACGTGGACATGGACTTCCTTGACTTTTTCTGGATGCAGGGACGCCCGGGCATGTTCTGGATCGTCCAGCTTGGACTGGGGGCAGCGACCCTTGTCCTCCTGTTTAAGTTCCGCACTTATCGTCAGAAGGTCGACATTGAAAGAATCACACCAGTCGAAGATTTTTTCCCTACTTACTTGCTCATCAGCACAATCGTTCTCCTGATCGTGGCGTCATTTTTCCCAGACAAACCTCATATCACCAATGGCCTGATCTGTATGGGGCTGACATTTGTCGGTGTGATTTATGAGATGATCCATCAAAAACGGACGGATGTATTCTTCCGGACTTTCCTGAGTCTGGACTATTTCACCCTCCTGCTGCTGGCGTCCCTGTTTGTTGTGATCGCAGGCATCAGTGAAGCCGGTGTCATCGATGCGATCGCTGAAAGCTTCGTCAGTATCGGTGGAAATTCAGTTTTCCTGATGTACAGCATGCTCTTGTGGTTCTCCGTTCTCCTGTCCGCCTTTATCGACAACATCCCCTATGTCGCGACCATGCTGCCGGTCGTGAGCAGCATCGCTGTTTTCATGGGTGTCAATCCAAACCTTTACTATTTTGGGCTGCTTGCCGGAGCAACTCTGGGCGGCAATCTGACCCCGATCGGCGCTTCTGCCAACATCATGGCCATCGGGATCCTGCGAAAGAATGGATATGAAGTCAAAAGCAGTGATTTTATGAAAATCAGTGTTCCGTATACTCTGGCTGCCGTCACTGTGGCTTATGTTATTATCTGGCTGCTCTGGGGTATCCGCGCTTGA
- the mef(A) gene encoding macrolide efflux MFS transporter Mef(A): MEKYINWKLKFYTIWAGQAVSLITSAILQMAIIFYLTEKTGSAMVLSMASLVGFLPYAVFGPAIGVLVDRHDRKKIMIGADLIIAAAGAVLAIVALYTELSVWMVMVVLFIRSIGTAFHSPALNAVTPLLVPEEQLTKCAGYSQSVQSISYIISPAAAALLYSVWKLNAIIAIDVLGAVIASITVAIVSIPKLGDQVQSLKPNFLREMKEGIVALRQNKGLFALLLLGTLYTFVYMPINALFPLISMEYFNGTPVHISITEIAFASGMLVGGLLLGRLGNFEKRVLLITGSFFIMGASLAVSGLLPPSGFVIFVACCAVMGLSVPFYSGVQTALFQEKIKPEYLGRVFSLTGSIMSFAMPIGLILSGFFADRIGVNHWFLLSGILIIGIAIVCPMITEVRKLDLK, encoded by the coding sequence ATGGAAAAATATATAAATTGGAAACTTAAGTTTTATACTATATGGGCAGGGCAGGCGGTATCTTTAATCACTAGTGCCATCCTGCAAATGGCGATAATTTTTTACCTTACAGAAAAAACAGGATCTGCGATGGTCTTGTCTATGGCTTCACTAGTAGGGTTTTTACCCTATGCGGTCTTTGGACCAGCCATTGGTGTATTAGTGGATCGTCATGATAGGAAGAAGATAATGATTGGTGCTGATTTAATTATAGCAGCAGCTGGAGCAGTGCTCGCTATTGTTGCATTGTATACGGAGTTATCTGTATGGATGGTTATGGTAGTATTGTTTATCCGTAGCATTGGAACGGCTTTTCATTCTCCGGCTCTCAATGCGGTTACGCCGCTTTTAGTACCAGAAGAACAGCTTACGAAATGTGCAGGTTATAGTCAGTCTGTGCAGTCGATAAGCTATATTATTAGTCCGGCGGCTGCAGCATTGTTATACTCCGTTTGGAAATTAAATGCAATTATTGCTATCGATGTATTGGGCGCTGTGATTGCATCTATTACGGTAGCAATTGTAAGTATTCCTAAGCTGGGCGATCAAGTGCAAAGTTTGAAACCAAATTTCTTAAGAGAAATGAAAGAAGGAATTGTCGCATTGAGACAAAACAAAGGCTTATTTGCCTTATTACTCTTAGGAACGCTATATACGTTTGTGTATATGCCAATTAATGCACTATTTCCTTTAATTAGCATGGAATACTTTAATGGAACACCTGTGCATATTTCCATTACCGAAATCGCTTTTGCATCTGGAATGCTAGTAGGCGGTCTACTATTAGGAAGGTTGGGGAACTTTGAAAAGCGTGTATTACTAATAACAGGTTCATTCTTTATAATGGGAGCCAGTTTAGCCGTTTCAGGATTACTTCCTCCAAGTGGATTTGTTATATTTGTAGCTTGCTGTGCAGTAATGGGGCTTTCGGTGCCATTTTATAGCGGTGTGCAAACAGCTCTTTTTCAGGAGAAGATTAAGCCTGAATATTTAGGACGTGTATTTTCTTTGACCGGAAGTATTATGTCATTTGCTATGCCAATTGGATTAATTCTTTCTGGATTCTTTGCTGATAGAATTGGTGTAAATCATTGGTTTTTACTATCAGGTATTTTAATTATTGGCATTGCTATAGTTTGCCCAATGATAACAGAGGTTAGAAAATTAGATTTAAAATAA
- the msr(D) gene encoding ABC-F type ribosomal protection protein Msr(D), which yields MELILKAKDIRVEFTGRDVLDIDEIEVYDYDRIGLVGANGAGKSTLLEVLLGELTPEGCKINRLGELSYIPQLDEVSLREEKDFALVGKLGVEQLNIQTMSGGEETRLKIAQALSAQVHGILADEPTSHLDREGIDFLIGQLKYFTGALLVISHDRYFLDEIVDKIWELKDGKITEYWGNYSDYLRQKEEERKSQAAQYEQFIAERARLERAAEEKRKQARKIEQKAKGASKKKSTEGGGRLAHQKSIGSKEKKMHNAAKSLEHRIAALGNVEAPEDIRRIRFRQSKALELHNPYPIVGTEINKIFGDKALFENASFQIPLGAKVALTGGNGTGKTTLIQMILNHEDGITISRKAKIGYFAQNGYKYNSNQKVLEFMQEDCDYNVSEIRSVLASMGIKQNDIGKSLAVLSGGEIMKLLLAKMLMGRYNILLMDEPSNFLDIPSLEALEILMKEYAGTIVFITHDKRLLDNVADVVYEISDKKINLKH from the coding sequence ATGGAATTGATATTAAAAGCAAAAGACATTCGTGTGGAATTCACAGGGCGAGATGTTTTGGATATAGATGAAATAGAAGTATATGATTATGACCGTATTGGTTTAGTAGGAGCAAATGGTGCAGGGAAAAGCACTTTACTCGAGGTGCTTTTAGGGGAATTAACTCCAGAAGGATGTAAAATTAATCGTCTGGGTGAACTTTCCTATATCCCTCAGTTGGATGAAGTAAGTTTGCGGGAGGAAAAAGATTTTGCACTTGTAGGCAAGCTCGGTGTTGAGCAATTAAATATTCAGACCATGAGCGGTGGGGAAGAAACAAGGCTTAAAATAGCACAGGCCTTATCAGCACAAGTACATGGTATTTTAGCCGATGAACCTACCAGTCATCTAGACCGTGAAGGAATTGATTTTCTAATTGGACAGCTAAAATATTTTACAGGTGCACTGTTAGTTATTAGCCATGACCGCTATTTTCTTGATGAAATAGTAGATAAAATATGGGAACTGAAAGATGGCAAAATCACTGAGTATTGGGGAAACTATTCTGATTATCTTCGTCAGAAAGAGGAAGAACGCAAGAGCCAAGCTGCACAATACGAACAATTTATTGCGGAACGTGCCCGATTGGAAAGGGCTGCGGAGGAAAAGCGAAAACAGGCTCGTAAAATAGAACAGAAGGCAAAAGGTGCTTCAAAGAAAAAAAGTACTGAAGGCGGAGGGCGTTTAGCTCATCAAAAATCAATAGGAAGTAAGGAAAAAAAGATGCATAATGCCGCTAAATCCCTAGAGCACAGGATTGCGGCCTTAGGAAATGTAGAAGCTCCGGAAGACATTCGCAGAATTCGTTTCAGGCAAAGTAAAGCATTGGAGCTCCATAATCCATACCCTATAGTCGGTACGGAAATTAATAAAATATTTGGGGATAAGGCACTGTTTGAAAATGCATCTTTTCAAATTCCTCTAGGAGCAAAAGTAGCGCTAACTGGAGGTAATGGAACAGGAAAAACAACCTTAATCCAAATGATCTTAAATCATGAAGATGGAATTACTATTTCACGTAAGGCCAAAATAGGATACTTTGCACAAAATGGTTACAAGTACAACAGTAATCAAAAAGTCTTGGAATTTATGCAGGAGGATTGTGATTACAATGTTTCGGAAATTCGTTCTGTGTTAGCATCAATGGGAATTAAACAAAACGACATAGGAAAAAGCTTAGCTGTTTTAAGCGGTGGTGAAATTATGAAATTATTGTTAGCTAAAATGCTTATGGGTAGATATAACATCTTACTAATGGATGAACCCAGCAACTTCCTTGACATACCAAGCTTAGAGGCTTTGGAAATATTAATGAAGGAGTATGCTGGAACTATAGTGTTTATCACCCATGACAAACGGCTACTCGATAATGTGGCTGATGTGGTTTATGAAATTAGTGATAAGAAAATAAATCTGAAACATTAA
- the istA gene encoding IS21 family transposase, with translation MASKIKVKTILELRSKNLSRNQIADLRGMSRNSVSQVIKIANELGIKYSDVADKDPESVYKLFFPDRHSTESIYGQPDYEYIHGELKRVGVTLKLLWQEYQTKCAAESTISMGYTRFCKGYADHTEANMITSHLVHKPGHNVEVDWSGSTMQYVNPTTGEIIKVHLFASTLPYSQYSYVEPTMDMKQTTWLRCHVHMFEYFNGVPLRITCDNLKTGVIKHPKEGDIILNEEYDALAQHYMTTVMPARVRRPRDKPSIESTVGDIATAVIAKLRNRKFTSFEELRQDVWLALEEYNVADFQKREGSRIKVFLEEEQRYLHRLPDIPYETAEWVYSRSIGLNSHVVYAKNYYSCPFQYFGKKVDLRITDMQLAIYCNNQRIQTHPKFPAYVTNKYSTHEEDMPEKLKYTEWDDVRIKQWAVKIGPSTRQVVDLIFSMVKIKEQGYNSSLSVLRLTKSYSEARLETACELALTKVRVPRYHHLKAILSANQDVLYSNGKQSAQAPEVAPKGYVRGAEYYRGRNK, from the coding sequence ATGGCCAGTAAAATCAAAGTCAAAACCATCTTGGAGCTACGATCCAAGAACTTATCTCGAAATCAGATTGCTGATCTTCGTGGAATGTCGCGTAATTCAGTGTCGCAAGTCATCAAGATTGCCAATGAGCTTGGTATCAAGTATTCGGACGTCGCAGATAAGGATCCAGAGTCAGTATACAAGCTCTTCTTTCCTGACAGGCATAGCACGGAGTCGATTTATGGGCAACCCGATTACGAGTATATCCATGGAGAGTTAAAGCGAGTTGGCGTCACCTTAAAGCTTCTGTGGCAGGAGTACCAGACTAAGTGCGCAGCAGAATCGACTATATCTATGGGCTACACTCGATTTTGCAAAGGTTATGCAGACCACACAGAGGCCAACATGATAACCAGTCATCTGGTCCACAAACCTGGACATAATGTTGAAGTTGATTGGTCCGGATCTACGATGCAGTATGTAAACCCTACAACCGGAGAGATCATCAAAGTCCATCTATTTGCCAGCACCTTGCCCTATAGCCAATATAGCTATGTTGAACCCACCATGGACATGAAGCAGACCACCTGGCTGAGGTGTCATGTCCACATGTTTGAATATTTTAATGGAGTGCCGCTTCGGATTACCTGCGATAATTTGAAGACGGGGGTAATTAAACACCCTAAAGAAGGTGATATCATCCTCAATGAAGAATATGATGCACTGGCCCAGCACTATATGACCACAGTAATGCCCGCTAGAGTTCGTAGGCCACGTGATAAGCCTAGCATTGAAAGCACAGTGGGTGATATCGCCACTGCGGTCATCGCTAAACTTAGGAATCGAAAATTCACCTCTTTTGAGGAACTCAGGCAGGACGTCTGGTTAGCTCTGGAAGAATACAATGTTGCTGATTTTCAAAAGCGCGAGGGTAGTCGGATCAAAGTATTCCTGGAAGAAGAGCAGCGGTACTTGCACCGTCTTCCTGACATTCCTTATGAAACAGCTGAATGGGTATACAGTCGCTCGATCGGATTAAACTCTCACGTGGTATATGCTAAAAACTACTACTCATGTCCCTTCCAATACTTTGGAAAAAAAGTGGATTTGAGGATCACTGACATGCAGCTGGCCATTTACTGCAACAACCAGCGGATCCAAACGCATCCGAAATTTCCAGCCTATGTCACAAACAAATATTCAACCCATGAAGAGGACATGCCTGAAAAGCTTAAGTATACCGAGTGGGACGATGTGCGCATAAAGCAGTGGGCGGTTAAAATCGGGCCATCCACAAGGCAAGTTGTTGATTTGATCTTCTCGATGGTAAAAATCAAAGAACAGGGATATAATTCTTCCCTGTCCGTTCTTCGTCTCACCAAAAGCTACTCAGAGGCTAGGCTGGAGACCGCCTGTGAACTAGCACTGACTAAAGTCAGGGTTCCACGTTACCACCATCTTAAAGCAATCCTGTCAGCCAATCAAGACGTTCTATACTCAAACGGTAAACAGAGCGCTCAAGCTCCTGAAGTTGCTCCGAAAGGCT
- a CDS encoding IS5 family transposase has translation MKQQTFSDFEYAHRRKTTKREEFLDSMETIIPWKDWVEMIRPYYPQGKRGRKPIEIETMLRMYLMQNWFNLSDVAMEDAIYDSYAMRKFMRLDFISQQVPDATTLLHFRHLMESHLLGEKIFHDVTRRLESAGLMMHGGTIVDATIIAAPSSTKNQTGERDPEMHQTKKGNQWYFGMKVHTGVCAGSGYVHTVTGTAANVHDINETHKLIRPDDEVAYGDSGYNGVESRKEFTEDPHLSTIEFRSNVRPSKIKTNKNYPGIQWDRAIEQRKSSVRSKVEHPFLIVKRFFGYAKVVYRGISKNLNRFNILFASANLLNCIRAKRTKEFCMG, from the coding sequence ATGAAGCAGCAGACTTTCAGTGATTTTGAATACGCACATCGCCGCAAGACTACAAAGAGAGAAGAGTTTCTTGATTCTATGGAAACTATCATTCCCTGGAAAGATTGGGTCGAGATGATTCGCCCCTACTATCCTCAGGGAAAACGCGGCAGAAAGCCCATCGAAATTGAAACAATGCTTCGGATGTACCTGATGCAAAATTGGTTTAACCTCTCCGATGTTGCAATGGAAGACGCCATCTATGACAGTTATGCCATGCGCAAATTCATGCGGCTGGACTTCATCTCGCAGCAAGTGCCTGACGCAACCACGCTTCTTCACTTTCGCCATTTAATGGAAAGCCATCTCTTGGGGGAGAAGATCTTTCATGATGTCACCAGACGCTTGGAATCTGCCGGACTAATGATGCATGGCGGCACCATCGTGGATGCCACCATTATTGCAGCCCCCAGTTCTACCAAGAACCAGACGGGAGAACGAGACCCTGAGATGCACCAGACAAAGAAAGGCAATCAGTGGTACTTTGGGATGAAGGTTCATACCGGAGTTTGCGCCGGCAGTGGGTATGTCCATACAGTCACAGGGACTGCGGCCAATGTCCATGACATAAACGAGACACACAAACTGATTCGTCCCGATGATGAAGTAGCTTACGGAGATTCCGGCTATAATGGAGTCGAGTCAAGAAAAGAATTCACCGAGGATCCGCACTTATCTACTATTGAATTTCGCAGCAATGTTCGCCCTTCCAAGATCAAGACCAATAAGAACTATCCCGGGATCCAGTGGGACCGGGCAATTGAACAACGCAAATCATCCGTTCGAAGCAAAGTGGAGCACCCATTTTTGATCGTCAAACGGTTCTTTGGTTATGCCAAAGTAGTTTATCGGGGGATCAGCAAAAATTTGAATAGATTCAACATCTTGTTTGCCAGCGCCAATTTGTTGAATTGTATTCGTGCAAAACGAACGAAAGAATTCTGCATGGGATAA
- a CDS encoding cytidylate kinase-like family protein, with protein sequence MRKRTIICISRQYGSGGRITGERLSELLGIPCYDKELLTRTAMEHGVQEETIATSDEKAATWKSMGFPRGIRNPYKIPLELDSHYAINDTVFQMLTETIQNLAREGSCIIIGRAAKKVLKDDPDMISVFIHADLESRINSIMDREQVDEKHARHMIQEIDKRRAKFNNTYLKDQWTACTSYDLSISTSRFGIEGAVKAIMSLLEADKHCQSDPADG encoded by the coding sequence ATGAGAAAAAGAACGATTATATGCATCAGTCGTCAATATGGCAGTGGAGGGAGGATAACAGGGGAGAGGCTGTCCGAACTGCTCGGAATTCCATGTTACGATAAGGAACTGCTGACACGGACAGCCATGGAACATGGCGTACAGGAAGAAACCATCGCTACCAGTGATGAGAAAGCAGCTACCTGGAAATCGATGGGGTTTCCCAGGGGCATTCGGAATCCTTACAAGATTCCGCTTGAACTCGATTCTCATTATGCCATTAACGACACTGTCTTCCAGATGCTAACTGAGACGATTCAGAATCTGGCCAGGGAAGGGTCGTGCATCATCATTGGGAGGGCAGCAAAGAAAGTGCTGAAGGACGATCCCGATATGATTTCAGTCTTTATCCATGCTGATTTGGAAAGTCGAATCAATAGCATCATGGACCGTGAGCAGGTTGACGAAAAGCATGCCCGACACATGATTCAGGAGATTGACAAAAGGCGCGCAAAGTTTAACAACACGTATCTGAAGGACCAATGGACCGCTTGTACATCCTATGATTTGTCGATTTCAACCTCACGTTTCGGGATTGAAGGGGCTGTCAAGGCTATTATGAGCTTGCTGGAGGCAGACAAGCATTGTCAATCGGATCCCGCGGATGGATAG
- a CDS encoding RidA family protein, whose translation MLMSYTKVTVEKGLLKVRIDHEIPDVVKVNHYLKNMEDLPAVDEVYATFFPAGTPARRTVGVFSFAGRCSN comes from the coding sequence ATGTTAATGTCGTATACCAAGGTAACCGTGGAAAAGGGGCTCTTGAAAGTCAGGATCGACCATGAGATACCGGATGTTGTCAAAGTCAACCACTACCTGAAAAATATGGAGGATCTCCCGGCTGTGGATGAAGTCTATGCCACCTTCTTCCCGGCGGGAACGCCTGCCCGTCGAACAGTCGGTGTTTTTAGCTTTGCCGGGCGATGCTCTAATTGA
- a CDS encoding recombinase family protein: MAYIPYGYKIQDGVVTVDEKAAGQVKVFFEKYISGLSLTVAGEQAGIDKTHSVMGRILKNVNYLGNDTYPAIIDKEIFDKAEEVRDKRAKDLGRVVELAAFTSPPPKERFKMRKADNKMPVDPFERAEYLYSLIESEE; the protein is encoded by the coding sequence ATGGCATATATTCCATATGGATACAAAATTCAAGATGGAGTGGTTACTGTCGATGAAAAGGCAGCAGGTCAAGTAAAGGTATTCTTTGAGAAATACATATCAGGACTATCCCTTACAGTGGCTGGCGAACAGGCAGGTATTGATAAGACACACTCTGTGATGGGTCGCATTTTGAAAAACGTCAACTACCTTGGAAATGATACGTATCCAGCAATTATTGATAAAGAGATATTTGATAAAGCTGAAGAAGTTAGAGATAAGCGTGCAAAGGATTTAGGACGAGTGGTAGAGCTTGCCGCTTTCACCTCTCCCCCTCCTAAAGAACGATTTAAAATGAGAAAGGCAGATAATAAGATGCCAGTTGATCCTTTTGAACGAGCAGAATACTTATATAGTCTGATAGAAAGCGAGGAATAA